CAACCGAGAAGTTCACCCGGTCGACGAACGCGGCCTGCTTCTTCAGCGCGAAGGAGAAGGTATCGCCCTCGCGGTTCGCGAAGAACTCGCCGCGGGCGGTATCGAGGATCTCCTGGCGGTGGAGTAGCTCCGAGAAGTGATCCATCGCGTGCGCTTCGCCGCGGACCTCGCCGAACTGCTCTTCGACGTCGGCGTTGGGAAAGATGTTAGCCACGGCGTCGATCACGCGGCTCGTGACCTCGGTATCGTAGACCGGTGCCGTGATCTCGACGTCGACACGGTAGATATCGCTCATGTGTCGGCTTCCGCTTCGGGGCGTTTCCCTTCGTCGGTTCCGTTCTCCTCGCCGCTCGCGCCCTCCGCTCGAATGATCGATCGAATCCGCTCGTGGAACGCCTCGAGCGAGTCGGTGTTCTCGACGACGACGTCGGCCC
This window of the Natrinema salifodinae genome carries:
- a CDS encoding RNA-binding domain-containing protein, which codes for MSDIYRVDVEITAPVYDTEVTSRVIDAVANIFPNADVEEQFGEVRGEAHAMDHFSELLHRQEILDTARGEFFANREGDTFSFALKKQAAFVDRVNFSVGEPDELGEISVRVRVDEPSVEGYIDHIAPPTEDGQPVDA